A single window of Brevinematales bacterium DNA harbors:
- a CDS encoding nucleotidyltransferase domain-containing protein — MYNQKDFSTIARMIYERMPKARKIYLFGSYARGDAKENSDIDIAILSDEQIDRKEKMMLLGNLWNDIGAKGFPVEFIIKTLSDFEEEKSLPTLSKIIAREGMLLWQKT, encoded by the coding sequence ATGTATAATCAAAAAGATTTCAGTACCATCGCCCGGATGATTTATGAAAGAATGCCTAAGGCGAGGAAGATATATCTGTTCGGAAGCTATGCGCGCGGCGACGCAAAAGAAAACAGCGATATTGATATCGCAATTCTTTCCGATGAACAGATAGATAGAAAGGAAAAAATGATGCTCCTCGGTAATCTATGGAACGACATCGGCGCGAAGGGTTTTCCCGTCGAATTTATTATTAAAACTCTATCCGATTTTGAAGAAGAAAAATCCCTGCCCACATTATCGAAAATCATCGCCCGTGAAGGAATGCTCTTATGGCAAAAGACTTAG